The window TAGATTAGTTTCGATTTTCTATTGTTGCGATGCAAAGTTCAGAAGATTTAAATCAAGGGTTGCAAAGGTAGCGACCTCTACTGAAGATCAACGAAATGATTCTGGGCGAGCTATCGATTCTTGCCGAACATTTCCGGAAATAACCGAGGTCGTGAAAGTGACGTATGTACGTCAGTAGTGTGGGCCGACCCGCGTATCGTCGGtacaattctaaaattttttccATTTGATTTCTTGCGGAAAGAGCACTAATACCGCGATACGCAATCATGAATTTTCTTTAGTACAGTTGTAGGAGGACTCGCGAACAAGAAAAGCGGCTCGTTATCGTATGTTCGTCTAACTGGATTGAGACAAATTTCTGCTCTCATACGTGTGTGTTAGGGCCCCGATCAATCTTTAAGTTCACGACCCCACGCTTATTCGATTAATTCAGTTTATTCGTAACAGAATTCACGCTAAATTGATAGCGTTTCGACAATTCTTCTTTTGTGAGGTACATCGCGAGTCATTATCGTCAGGATCGATTACCGTGACCTAACCTTGAAATCACAAATCTTTTCCCCCTGACTGTCCAGAGAATTTCCGAGAAAAATTACAGTTTCCTTTCCTTACAGATTTAGTTCGGTGGTCACCTACGGGTGAATAGAGATGGCCACCCCTCAAACTCCAGGTAAGTAACTTCTTCCTTTGTTTCCAGTGAAATTGACAACCATGTTCCAATTCTTCTGTCATGTTGACAGTAATTACCTAGAGAAGGAAACAGAAACTGTTAACGATTTTCGCTTTAGCaaatattgtttaataaataataagctgTTGTATAATGATTATTACTTTCATTCAGAAAAAATCGTTTAGAGGAATATTATGgaaacataaaagaaaaacatcaaTTATTTCAGGTATGGATCCCTGGATAATTCAACCCAGGGAACGTGCAAGATACAGAGAACAGTTTGACTCGTTAAAGCCGATCAATGGGGTTGTCACTGGAGAGCAAGCAAAAGAATTTTTACTTCAGTCTCAACTTCCACCTCGCATTCTTGGACAGATATGGTATTTGTATTCTGCTTTTATAATTGGTACTTCTATAATTATCATGCTTAtaatgtatttctttttatataggGCTTTATCAGATACAGATGCAGATGGTAAAATGGATATAAATGAATTTAGTATTGCAtgtaaattgattaatttaaaGTTACGTGGCTATGAGATTCCTAAAGCATTACCACCTAGTTTGGTGCAAAGCTTAAAGTCACTTTCTGCTGGTAAGTATAAAATAAGGAGATAGTAAATAATCATGCTTAGTATGTGGAATAATCATAACTTATATGTGTAGGTGATGCTAATGTGACAAACTTAACAAATGGAGCTGCCAATATTCCATCACAAAATAATGTTGCTTCCTTAGTGAATTTATCTGGTATGCCACAAGTTCCAGTACAACCAGTACAATCTTTAATTGGTGGAGTATCCATGCCTGGATCTGTTCCACGTCCTCTTATAGGTCCTCCACCTACAAATGGACCATTGCCAGGCCATGCAATTAGACCTGCCTCACCTATGAATTTACCAGGTAATTATATCATAAATTTTagattaaaatatttgcaacatattattaaaaaaaaaaaaaaacatactatCATAGGAATCATCAAAGTTTTACACTAATGTTAAAAGTTACATTTCACAACAAATATAATCATATTATAGTTAAATTTGCAGCTGGTATGTTTCACAACTAAATATTTCACtatcaaaattaaatcaaagaaATTTGTATCATTGCCAATGTCTGCTTCAACTATGATCATTGCTCATTATAGTTGCTACAATTAAACAACATTTTAATGAACAAGTAGCATTATTTAGCATTACTTTATTTATGCATCATACTACACAGCATCACGACAAAATAGACAGAATGTGGCTGCCACTACACATGCCACAACTCACACAGCGTCAAAACCACCTGCTCGACCTGCACCACCCTCCGTGGGTATGTTAATAAGAAGTGGATGTTCGTgtatgaataattatatttcggTTTTCTtctattcaatttcttttttttttcattgaagcTTGTCGAAGTATTATGATTCTAATTTAAGGCACATTTATTTTCTTGGATGatgtaatcaataattcgaatGTCATATTATGATACGCTATTGTCCATGTCAATTGACATCTtgtatgcaaatttattgttgcATGATAAGTACCGCTATAATCTAATTATTTGTTGTATTATACTTAATTTGACTTACAAGGAAGATtataaaaagttacaaaattctcTGAAACACACAAGATAGAAATTACGAGGTAATAggacatttatatttttaagatATTATGTTTTTATATGGTATTTCTTTACATAATGTAATGTTTGCATTATCATAGGGCATATATCTGTGTTtttgtgtatatatgtatacttttATATCACAGCAAGGAAGATGTGTTACTCGTGTACATTTTACTTTACTATTCTCTTCTTATACATATTTATGTTCACACCTATACAACATTTTatacaataatataatatttgtgcCGCAAAAAAAAGGAATCGTGCCTTCTACAAGTACTGCTACTACCACTACTTCTAGTGGTGGTCCTCCTCAAAGACCTGCACCACCCACAAATATTGGTATGTTTCAAAGTGCaagaagaatttgaaaaatagatACCGATCCCCTTAAGAGTATAATAGACAAAACCGCATGTAAATTTAGATAGTATTTTCTcatgttttaaaattaaattttaaaacaaacaaATGATTCCTTTTTGTATTGTATATCAATACGAAAAGTATTACAATTTCCACTGTATTACATACCATACATTTgtgtaattataaattgattttGCATTTATTGTAATGCTTTCCAATAGTTATAGCTTTTATATGTTATCTCTTCTCTTTTAATCTTTGCTAATGCATATCTGTTATACATTTAGTGTATTTGTAACCCACTCCTTTCTTagttttattgaataattgGAATTTATGTAATTTCAGGAGCAAACTTTTCACCTGTTACCAGTATTCCACCACCAAAACCAGCACCCCCTTCGTTTCCTAACAGCCCGGTCGCGGCTGGAATGTCACCAATGAATGTTCCACCTGTATCTGCTGCAGTTGCTCCTCCAGTTCAACCCCTGCAATCAATGGCTACATCTTCTGCCATAGgtaaaacaataattttctgtttattttcttcttcttttttcttattgattatttatattcttattttatattatacaagGACATCGTTATTAGAAATTTTGTTAAGTTGTCAATGATATTGTATTGTTTCTTTGCAGATTTACTTGACTTTGAGTTGTCAGGTACactataaaaaatgaattcgtagaatatataattttattattttgtatttagtTTCAACtaatatgtaataaaaacttaaatatttttttaatgatttgatttatgttttaatgtaaaatctaatttatataacatttgTGAAATTTTGTAGTGTTAATAAGTATGTAATGATATTAACCAAATTACTTTTCATGAATTTCTGTAGACAATAGAGGTATTGAATCTACTAATTTTGGACTTATACAAAAATATCATTCCTACCTGATTGAGATTGAGcagtttatataattaaattatcgttTGATAATAAAAGTCTTCTTGTTTCTTAAACAGGTATGCCTACAGTAGCGCCAATCGCACCTTTAAATACAAATCCAACTCCTGTAGCTGCTTTTGGTATGGGACAAACAATGCAGATGCAACCACTAGCTACTGGTATGATTGCACCAATTACATCTACTATGATACCATCTGTTGCACCAATGCCTGCTGGTACatattttaatgtacattaaatttaattcaaattgtGGTAATAACTGTGTATTATTTTAGGACCTGGTGTTGTGTCAACTCCTCCAAATGTAGGTTTACCTTTAGtatcagcaacaacagcaaataGTACATTAGTTAACGGTGTAATTGCTCAAACACCGGTATCCACTAGTACACCGTTAAGTACAATCGCACGTCCTCCAAGTATAGATAGGGTGGGCTCGGTTGATTCGCAACATAGTCAGCATTCAGTAGGCTCACCGCAGTCCGTAGAGTGGGCTGTACCTCATCAGACAAAGTTAAAATATACTCAGTTATTCAATACCTGGGACAGGACTCGATCTGGATTTTTGTCTGGCCCTCAAGCAAGAAATATCATGGTGCAATCACAGTTACCACAGAAAGTGTTGGCGCAAATATGGTATAACAATATAACAACATATATTAGAAAGTAACTGATTGAAGGATCTTTCTTAACATTTCTATAGAATGTGATTACATTATTAGGGCGTTAGCGGATATGGATTCAGACGGTCGCTTGAGTTGCGACGAATTCGTATTAGCAATGCATTTGTGTGATTTAGTTAAGATTGGCGAAAAAATACCTGCCACGCTTCCAATAGAACTTATTCCACCTGCGTTCAGGCGCCAGCGACAAAGTAGTTTGACACTCTCACAAGGTGGAACAGAGAATATAGATCCATCGGCTGGTATGCCACAAGTaagtttaattttcattttaaggttttgatttaaaaatcacattttattttatattattttttttttcagacctCTTTCGAGGACAAACGTAAAGAGAATTTTGAGAAAGGTCAAGCTGAGTTAGAACGTAGACGTAAAGCGCTGTTAGAAATTCAACGAAAGGAACAAGAAGAGCGCGAGCGAAAGGAAAGAGAGGAAGCGGAGAAACAAGAGAAAATTAGGTAATTTAATctcatttttcattcaaatgTTTTAGATTAATTATGAAACAATTAATGCAGACTGGAGCAAGAAAGACGTAGGCAAGcagaaattgaaaaacaaatgCAAAGACAAAAGGAAATTGAACAAGAAAAAGAGGAACAACGAAAACGAGTTCAAGAACAAAGAGAAGCGGCACGAAAGCAAGTGAAACTTTGTATAAACGTTTGATGTTCTGAATATGAAATGTTAGCAATGTTTAATGATACAAATTCGATTTATTTTACAGAGAAATGGAAAGACAACGACAGTTAGAATGGGAAAGACAAAAGTCACAAGAGCTTCAAACTCAGAGACAAAAAGAACAAGACGTGTTACTTAAGTTAAAAGCAAAAAATCAAACTTTAACTATCGAGCTTGGAACACTCGTAAGTATTGAAGAAATGATCGTTGAAATAATGAAGTTTTACATAATTCGCCTTTGTGCAGAACGATAAAGTAAAGGAATTATCACAAAAAATTTGTGATACCCGAGTGGGTGTATCTGGTGTAAAAACGACAATCGATGGTATGCGATCAACGCGAGACGCACAGTTACAAGAAATGGCTGCCTTAAAGAATAAACTTCGAGAACAAAACCAAAGATTACTAGCTTTGAGTCAGGAGAAAGCTCGCATTGAAGCAAAGAATAAACTAAATATGGCTATGGAATCAGCCGGTCAAGAAGCTATTAAAATGGCATTTGACAATAAGCAAATTACTCTTAAGcaaatgaaagataaaattgCTGATTTACAGCAACAGGTATATATGAACGTACcaaaatttttatcaatatattggaaatatattaaatttattattattttgtgatACAGATTGAAGCTAGAATGGCtgatatagaaaataataatggtcAGCTTCAAGATATCAACACTCAACTGACAAATTTAATCACTGATTGCAAGGATCTTTACATCACTTTCGAAGacaaaaaattaaaagtctTAGAACTTAGAGCAGGTGGTGTTACTGGAGCTACTACCGACTATACGACTTCCGCGTGGGGTGATAGTGCATGGAACGATACTACAGGATCAGTGGACGATAGTACTTGGCCTGTTGATGATACTACTACAACGAATGCAGTGGAAGAAACTACTCCAGGAGTTATGAAATATAGAGCTCTATATGAATTTGTAGCTAGAAATCAAGATGAAATATCGTTTCAACCCGGTGACATTATCTTGGTAATGTTATAAAAGTATACAAATACAAGAACTTCGTAtaagtacaaaaataaaaaaattaacatgTATTTTAAATAGGTACCTCCTGTTCAAAATACAGAACCAGGTTGGATGGCAGGAGAAATTCGGGGTCATACCGGTTGGTTCCCTGAATCTTACGTAGAACCAGTAGATGCCGGAAGCGGAAATGACAACGCTTTTGTACAACAAGATAGCGTAGAAAAGAGGACTCTAGAGTTAGttgaataaatcaaaattttaattaatttattcggatacatgtaatttatttttctttattttaggGGAATTGCTGAAGTTCCCGAAAATGTATCCGACGCAGGATCCTTAGGTGGCGAACCTCCAATCGTTGAACCTATTATACCTACCCTCGGATTAGGTATAGCCTGTGATTTACAGGCAACAGCTTTGTTTCAGTATCGTCCTACAACAGAGCAGCATCTTCCATTTGAGAAAGGCGATATTATTAAAGTTATTGAACAACAAGTTAGTAtacaaaaatgattatttttgatttgatatttaaaacaaataatgtaCGAGttgttacattttattatttagggTGATTGGTGGTATGGCTCATCTAACAATGGAAGTGGCTGGTTCTCTAAAACATATGTGAAAGAAATTCCTCCTAGTCAACAACCCGTAGTTGTTGATGGTCTTAATGAATATTATATGGCTCTGTATCCGTATGCTTCGGCTGAGCCTGGCGATCTAAACTTTAATCAAGGAGAAGTTATATTGGTTACTAAGAAAGAGGGCGATTGGTGGACAGGAAGTATAGAAGATAGGGTCGGGGTATTCCCTGCTAATTACGTAGAAAAATGCGATGCCCCAAGTCAGGTAAGTTGAATGTTATTTCATATTCTTTGAAATTGTCTTACTGTTATACCTGGTATTTGTTAACGAGTGACGTTTGATTTTGAAGTTTGATGTATGTAACATTAATCAGGATGACCCTATAACTACTAATGTGTCCGAAATAAACACGGATACCACGGTGACTACAGACACAACCACGAGTATTCATGAAACAGCTGCTTCAGTTGCTCAAGCAACATTGGTTTGTAACACTCTAATTCTAATATTTCcaatttgtaattatataaaaatcgtATTTGTCTCAAATTGTAAATAGATACTGTATGTTTTTAAAATGCTTAGTAAATTTAACTTTGCGAGTATTACGTTAGTAGATTGTAAAATATATAGTAAGCTAGACGCCTATGTATCACACGTTTAGCAAACTGAAAAGACTGCTGAACAGCTAGAAGATGAAAGAGCAGCAGCGGAAGATAGAGCAGAATTGCCAGATTTTACAGCAATGGCTGCCCAGCAGGTAATGTTATATTTGCTTATGCTATACATGTAACCTTAGAACATACCTAtagtattaattatttgatgaaatttaattgcTCCCATTTGATTTTTATTGCTGGCATCCTGTTACTGCAGTATTACAAGGTATTTCTCCTTTTATCAAATGTAATTGCTAATTAGCTTATTCCATAACTTACTCCTAACATTTGGCCTTGCAATTtcataaataacaatttaaatttttaatacttgtagaatatgtaatatatatgtaaAAAAAGAATGTGATAAAAATTTAGTATCTCttcataacatatttttttttcaatacagAGAGGAAGGAAACCTGAAATTGTACAAGTCATTGCACCTTATCAAGCTACAAGTTCTGAACAGTTAGATTTACAAAAGGGACAGTTAATAATGATACGTAAAAAGACGGATAGCGGTTGGTGGGAAGGAGAATTACAGgtataattgtttattattcttcgttctaaatttaataattctaaatttctaaattgttATAATCGTCGTATCTTAccatcaattataaaaatatttctataggCGCGTggtaaaaagagacaaattggTTGGTTCCCAGCATCTTATGTTAAACCTTTAACTAGTAGTAGCAATCGAAGTACACCTGTTTCTCATGGATACCAGGACTCTCCTACAGATCCCAATGTTGGTAGGTACCATTAAATTCAGTATAAAACCTTAACACTTTTCAAATGTATTAAATATGAGGTAAAACAGTAACTTACTTTGCTAATGCAGAACGTGTTATGGCATTATATCCATACCAAGCACAAAACGAAGACGAATTAAGCTTCGAGAAAGGTGACGTTATAACCGTGCTTGCAAAACAAGAAGCCGCATGGTGGAAAGGCGAATTAAATGGAGTATCCGGCGTTTTCCCCAGTAATTATGTATCTCCCATGTgtaagtattatttatttttcgtagtttcacatttcatttacataatttaacaTCTTACTTGCTAGAAATGTTCACTAAGAACAGTCATACAGAAATTGTATAACAAACTGATACTATGAAAGTTAGTTGAAATAGTATAGTTATGTAATTTCAACTTTTTATACACGGATAGACGGACGACCGTCAGGTTTATTTTTCATCAGTGGTTTTATTTAATAC is drawn from Osmia lignaria lignaria isolate PbOS001 chromosome 14, iyOsmLign1, whole genome shotgun sequence and contains these coding sequences:
- the Dap160 gene encoding dynamin associated protein 160 isoform X11, yielding MATPQTPGMDPWIIQPRERARYREQFDSLKPINGVVTGEQAKEFLLQSQLPPRILGQIWALSDTDADGKMDINEFSIACKLINLKLRGYEIPKALPPSLVQSLKSLSAGDANVTNLTNGAANIPSQNNVASLVNLSGMPQVPVQPVQSLIGGVSMPGSVPRPLIGPPPTNGPLPGHAIRPASPMNLPASRQNRQNVAATTHATTHTASKPPARPAPPSVGIVPSTSTATTTTSSGGPPQRPAPPTNIGANFSPVTSIPPPKPAPPSFPNSPVAAGMSPMNVPPVSAAVAPPVQPLQSMATSSAIDLLDFELSGMPTVAPIAPLNTNPTPVAAFGMGQTMQMQPLATGMIAPITSTMIPSVAPMPAGPGVVSTPPNVGLPLVSATTANSTLVNGVIAQTPVSTSTPLSTIARPPSIDRVGSVDSQHSQHSVGSPQSVEWAVPHQTKLKYTQLFNTWDRTRSGFLSGPQARNIMVQSQLPQKVLAQIWALADMDSDGRLSCDEFVLAMHLCDLVKIGEKIPATLPIELIPPAFRRQRQSSLTLSQGGTENIDPSAGMPQTSFEDKRKENFEKGQAELERRRKALLEIQRKEQEERERKEREEAEKQEKIRLEQERRRQAEIEKQMQRQKEIEQEKEEQRKRVQEQREAARKEMERQRQLEWERQKSQELQTQRQKEQDVLLKLKAKNQTLTIELGTLNDKVKELSQKICDTRVGVSGVKTTIDGMRSTRDAQLQEMAALKNKLREQNQRLLALSQEKARIEAKNKLNMAMESAGQEAIKMAFDNKQITLKQMKDKIADLQQQIEARMADIENNNGQLQDINTQLTNLITDCKDLYITFEDKKLKVLELRAGGVTGATTDYTTSAWGDSAWNDTTGSVDDSTWPVDDTTTTNAVEETTPGVMKYRALYEFVARNQDEISFQPGDIILVPPVQNTEPGWMAGEIRGHTGWFPESYVEPVDAGSGNDNAFVQQDSVEKRTLEGIAEVPENVSDAGSLGGEPPIVEPIIPTLGLGIACDLQATALFQYRPTTEQHLPFEKGDIIKVIEQQGDWWYGSSNNGSGWFSKTYVKEIPPSQQPVVVDGLNEYYMALYPYASAEPGDLNFNQGEVILVTKKEGDWWTGSIEDRVGVFPANYVEKCDAPSQDDPITTNVSEINTDTTVTTDTTTSIHETAASVAQATLRGRKPEIVQVIAPYQATSSEQLDLQKGQLIMIRKKTDSGWWEGELQARGKKRQIGWFPASYVKPLTSSSNRSTPVSHGYQDSPTDPNVERVMALYPYQAQNEDELSFEKGDVITVLAKQEAAWWKGELNGVSGVFPSNYVSPMSNEMTTDLLMAGLDSMERKRQEYIKELITTEQAYIEDMRLVHEVFEKPLLESLVLTVDEVDKIFVNWRDIIACNDNFLRTLRIRRDNSEGGIVRMIGDILCENIPRMSAYIRFCSCQISAAVYLQRLTETVPEFVKVAHTCQQDPRTKGMPLSSFLIKPMQRITKYPLIIGKILEHTPADHPDRQYLQEALAKAEEFCTQVNEGVREKENSDRLEWLQTHVACDGLEEQLIFNSLTNSLGPRKLLHFGILHKAKSGKELVGFLTNDFLLFAQPTVTKKSLSGGQQFSFERNEHQKFKMYRKPIFLNELSFLGESDTNGTVGLSWGEYTENSSRLLRLRDQKKPIILLAPSPSECSLWTRRLTEARKKFIENEKTRLQRQRSKQAQFGACGRILVTVLEGFNLKTIPGKCNTFCKVSMGSQEERTGVVSGTDCPLWDTSMQFQVKDLLEDTLCITVFDKGYYSPDEFLGRAEIRVADIMRDSRDSCGPIQKRIRLHEVERGIVVLKLDLILFGNR
- the Dap160 gene encoding dynamin associated protein 160 isoform X13, with protein sequence MATPQTPGMDPWIIQPRERARYREQFDSLKPINGVVTGEQAKEFLLQSQLPPRILGQIWALSDTDADGKMDINEFSIACKLINLKLRGYEIPKALPPSLVQSLKSLSAGDANVTNLTNGAANIPSQNNVASLVNLSGMPQVPVQPVQSLIGGVSMPGSVPRPLIGPPPTNGPLPGHAIRPASPMNLPASRQNRQNVAATTHATTHTASKPPARPAPPSVGIVPSTSTATTTTSSGGPPQRPAPPTNIGANFSPVTSIPPPKPAPPSFPNSPVAAGMSPMNVPPVSAAVAPPVQPLQSMATSSAIDLLDFELSGMPTVAPIAPLNTNPTPVAAFGMGQTMQMQPLATGMIAPITSTMIPSVAPMPAGPGVVSTPPNVGLPLVSATTANSTLVNGVIAQTPVSTSTPLSTIARPPSIDRVGSVDSQHSQHSVGSPQSVEWAVPHQTKLKYTQLFNTWDRTRSGFLSGPQARNIMVQSQLPQKVLAQIWALADMDSDGRLSCDEFVLAMHLCDLVKIGEKIPATLPIELIPPAFRRQRQSSLTLSQGGTENIDPSAGMPQTSFEDKRKENFEKGQAELERRRKALLEIQRKEQEERERKEREEAEKQEKIRLEQERRRQAEIEKQMQRQKEIEQEKEEQRKRVQEQREAARKEMERQRQLEWERQKSQELQTQRQKEQDVLLKLKAKNQTLTIELGTLNDKVKELSQKICDTRVGVSGVKTTIDGMRSTRDAQLQEMAALKNKLREQNQRLLALSQEKARIEAKNKLNMAMESAGQEAIKMAFDNKQITLKQMKDKIADLQQQIEARMADIENNNGQLQDINTQLTNLITDCKDLYITFEDKKLKVLELRAGGVTGATTDYTTSAWGDSAWNDTTGSVDDSTWPVDDTTTTNAVEETTPGVMKYRALYEFVARNQDEISFQPGDIILVPPVQNTEPGWMAGEIRGHTGWFPESYVEPVDAGSGNDNAFVQQDSVEKRTLEGIAEVPENVSDAGSLGGEPPIVEPIIPTLGLGIACDLQATALFQYRPTTEQHLPFEKGDIIKVIEQQGDWWYGSSNNGSGWFSKTYVKEIPPSQQPVVVDGLNEYYMALYPYASAEPGDLNFNQGEVILVTKKEGDWWTGSIEDRVGVFPANYVEKCDAPSQRGRKPEIVQVIAPYQATSSEQLDLQKGQLIMIRKKTDSGWWEGELQARGKKRQIGWFPASYVKPLTSSSNRSTPVSHGYQDSPTDPNVERVMALYPYQAQNEDELSFEKGDVITVLAKQEAAWWKGELNGVSGVFPSNYVSPMSNEMTTDLLMAGLDSMERKRQEYIKELITTEQAYIEDMRLVHEVFEKPLLESLVLTVDEVDKIFVNWRDIIACNDNFLRTLRIRRDNSEGGIVRMIGDILCENIPRMSAYIRFCSCQISAAVYLQRLTETVPEFVKVAHTCQQDPRTKGMPLSSFLIKPMQRITKYPLIIGKILEHTPADHPDRQYLQEALAKAEEFCTQVNEGVREKENSDRLEWLQTHVACDGLEEQLIFNSLTNSLGPRKLLHFGILHKAKSGKELVGFLTNDFLLFAQPTVTKKSLSGGQQFSFERNEHQKFKMYRKPIFLNELSFLGESDTNGTVGLSWGEYTENSSRLLRLRDQKKPIILLAPSPSECSLWTRRLTEARKKFIENEKTRLQRQRSKQAQFGACGRILVTVLEGFNLKTIPGKCNTFCKVSMGSQEERTGVVSGTDCPLWDTSMQFQVKDLLEDTLCITVFDKGYYSPDEFLGRAEIRVADIMRDSRDSCGPIQKRIRLHEVERGIVVLKLDLILFGNR
- the Dap160 gene encoding dynamin associated protein 160 isoform X12; translated protein: MATPQTPGMDPWIIQPRERARYREQFDSLKPINGVVTGEQAKEFLLQSQLPPRILGQIWALSDTDADGKMDINEFSIACKLINLKLRGYEIPKALPPSLVQSLKSLSAGDANVTNLTNGAANIPSQNNVASLVNLSGMPQVPVQPVQSLIGGVSMPGSVPRPLIGPPPTNGPLPGHAIRPASPMNLPGANFSPVTSIPPPKPAPPSFPNSPVAAGMSPMNVPPVSAAVAPPVQPLQSMATSSAIDLLDFELSGMPTVAPIAPLNTNPTPVAAFGMGQTMQMQPLATGMIAPITSTMIPSVAPMPAGPGVVSTPPNVGLPLVSATTANSTLVNGVIAQTPVSTSTPLSTIARPPSIDRVGSVDSQHSQHSVGSPQSVEWAVPHQTKLKYTQLFNTWDRTRSGFLSGPQARNIMVQSQLPQKVLAQIWALADMDSDGRLSCDEFVLAMHLCDLVKIGEKIPATLPIELIPPAFRRQRQSSLTLSQGGTENIDPSAGMPQTSFEDKRKENFEKGQAELERRRKALLEIQRKEQEERERKEREEAEKQEKIRLEQERRRQAEIEKQMQRQKEIEQEKEEQRKRVQEQREAARKEMERQRQLEWERQKSQELQTQRQKEQDVLLKLKAKNQTLTIELGTLNDKVKELSQKICDTRVGVSGVKTTIDGMRSTRDAQLQEMAALKNKLREQNQRLLALSQEKARIEAKNKLNMAMESAGQEAIKMAFDNKQITLKQMKDKIADLQQQIEARMADIENNNGQLQDINTQLTNLITDCKDLYITFEDKKLKVLELRAGGVTGATTDYTTSAWGDSAWNDTTGSVDDSTWPVDDTTTTNAVEETTPGVMKYRALYEFVARNQDEISFQPGDIILVPPVQNTEPGWMAGEIRGHTGWFPESYVEPVDAGSGNDNAFVQQDSVEKRTLEGIAEVPENVSDAGSLGGEPPIVEPIIPTLGLGIACDLQATALFQYRPTTEQHLPFEKGDIIKVIEQQGDWWYGSSNNGSGWFSKTYVKEIPPSQQPVVVDGLNEYYMALYPYASAEPGDLNFNQGEVILVTKKEGDWWTGSIEDRVGVFPANYVEKCDAPSQFDVCNINQDDPITTNVSEINTDTTVTTDTTTSIHETAASVAQATLQTEKTAEQLEDERAAAEDRAELPDFTAMAAQQRGRKPEIVQVIAPYQATSSEQLDLQKGQLIMIRKKTDSGWWEGELQARGKKRQIGWFPASYVKPLTSSSNRSTPVSHGYQDSPTDPNVERVMALYPYQAQNEDELSFEKGDVITVLAKQEAAWWKGELNGVSGVFPSNYVSPMSNEMTTDLLMAGLDSMERKRQEYIKELITTEQAYIEDMRLVHEVFEKPLLESLVLTVDEVDKIFVNWRDIIACNDNFLRTLRIRRDNSEGGIVRMIGDILCENIPRMSAYIRFCSCQISAAVYLQRLTETVPEFVKVAHTCQQDPRTKGMPLSSFLIKPMQRITKYPLIIGKILEHTPADHPDRQYLQEALAKAEEFCTQVNEGVREKENSDRLEWLQTHVACDGLEEQLIFNSLTNSLGPRKLLHFGILHKAKSGKELVGFLTNDFLLFAQPTVTKKSLSGGQQFSFERNEHQKFKMYRKPIFLNELSFLGESDTNGTVGLSWGEYTENSSRLLRLRDQKKPIILLAPSPSECSLWTRRLTEARKKFIENEKTRLQRQRSKQAQFGACGRILVTVLEGFNLKTIPGKCNTFCKVSMGSQEERTGVVSGTDCPLWDTSMQFQVKDLLEDTLCITVFDKGYYSPDEFLGRAEIRVADIMRDSRDSCGPIQKRIRLHEVERGIVVLKLDLILFGNR